Within Channa argus isolate prfri chromosome 4, Channa argus male v1.0, whole genome shotgun sequence, the genomic segment CAGCCTTGCCCTCATCCTCCCAGGTGACGGCCATTGATGGAGTCACCTTCTCTGAGGGAGACCTGCTGCTTCAGGTAACATCTTATGTAAAAAatggacttttattttctttaaatgggattttattaataaatataaaggcAGCAGCTCCGAATAAGTGTTTTCCTTTGATTTTAAGGCGCTGAACGGCTTTGTGTTGGTGGTGACGACTGAAGGTTATGTCTTCTACGCATCTCCCACCATCGAGGACCTTCTCGGCTTTCATCAGGTTAGAGCATGATGAACTGATGATCAATATTAATgatgtaataatgaaaaacagattCTTGCACCAGCAAAAGTGAGAAATGCAGAAATATCGAAAATTGAAGACGGATAAGACATGTTCGCCAAAACTaccaaaaaagagagaaagtacAAACCCAAATTATGCAAAATGTTCAAAGAGTCACAGGATGATcaaaaaacttttaaacttgCTTAAAGGACCCAAAAGAATCTAGTCTAGAAACAGATCAATGACccaaaaaagatgcaaaatgacataaaaatgagCTCTAAAATAAGACAGCTCCAAACTTTTTGATGTCTGCAGTTTAATTTTGATCTTTTGTCTGCATACAGCTGAAGTTTTATACAAATTGCTATATTCAACCTTTGCTCATGGCCTTTACTGTATGCAAGTACTGTACATAAACAAATCAGCTGACCATATTAAAACCAATCACGAAATGTGGAATATAGAGTAGAATTTCAGAAAATCTAATTATACTGAATATTTCTATATAGAGCAATGACAGAAAGAACAATGGCTTTTACTCTTAGAGcttatttttattgtcaaatCACAGATCGCACCAAAAAAGGCAATGTCTTTCATAAAATGTGAGGAATGGTGTTAGTAATTGCATGAATTGGGCGTGAATCCTTTGGTTTCTGTGGTTTCTTTGtgaaaaacatgatgaaaacaaTTGTTGGGCAACTGTTAAATGCTGTCATCATAGAAGTAAACATTaccaaacacagcagcatctgtgtttgtgttgtgacacaaattaaaagctttttaacttgtttttaagACACGGGAATTTAGAAACTCCCTCTGCACATATACGATCAGAAAAAGGAAACACTTTATGAAATCTGTTGCCCTGGAGCTGGGTTCTTGTCTTTCTTCAGAGCATCAGTCATCTGTCCCAGAAATTATGAAACTTGCCAGAGTGAGGTGGAGTCTGTGAGCAGAAATCACTCTTCCCTGCACAACAACCTGTTTCCACTTCATTGACCTCCTCAACTCTGATGTTCCTCTTAAAGGTTTTTGTAGCTGCTTCCTGCCATCTATGAAGCACTTGGTTTCACTTCATGTTTATAAAAGTCGGATGACAGAGATGTGAATCTATCAGCGAACATGTTGTTCTCGTTAATCACATGGAGTCACAAGCAGGCGCTGTTTCCAAAATGCTCCCTCTGTTGTAAAACCAGAGGGAGCTTTGACATCCTCTGATCATAAATAGTCTGACAATGACATATGTTGTCGAAAATACTTCtggttttttctttcaaattctGGTATTCTTACAACTTTGgaatgattttcctttttttcagagtaaatgaaaaagaaaagatggtaGTTTGAAGAGTGAGAGTTCTGTCAATTCATACAAGGCATTTTTTAATCTCACATTATTGAGAATGcagattgttgttgttattgaaactgtgagattggtggacgacctccaccttcctgcgccacagtcgccctacCAAAACGAgaagcacagaaaaacaataactgaAACGACTAAAATGAGAGACAAGACGTTTAAAACAAGTTGCAAAATGACTATAAAGTGAAACCAAACTATGGTCTGATCCTGCTTGTTAGCACGCAGAAACCCTGGCTTGCTCCTTTATTAAAGCTGCACCATGTTGAACTGTTGAAAGATTTTAAAAGCCGCTCCATTACTTCATACGGAAAAATAATAGACATTATTTGCAGCATTTATCCACACATCAGATTAATGCAGACGGACAGCTTGCTAAATTATGCAAACATACAGAAGAACACATGTTAGtcatgtgcctgtgtgtgtttatctgtgtgcaTGAGAACTGAACGGCTTTGTTGGCTGTGAACTCTTGacttgtaaacacatttgttgGAACTGAGGTTAAAAATGTCTAcagtctgtggaaaaaaaaaacaacaatgcctGAGGAGAGTGCACACAGTGAAAGCTTTCACACACCATAACCTTTTCTCCACACAATCTGATGTCAGGATGCTAATCAGGGaaggaaatgttttgttgtccAGGCCAAAGTGGCTGGTAGTGCCCAAAATTCACCAGATGTTTTGACCATTACCATCATAAAGCTCTAGTTATAGAGCACATAAAAAGGGAAACAGGAGCAATCACAGCTGGTAATTAAAGGCAGAAAGCTTAGGGATGATACATTTgttagtttctttaaaaatattctggACCTAAACGGTGAAACTAACTTATCAGTAGCTAAATTTCACTAGAAAAGTTTTGTGCTCTTAAATCCAGACTTGTAGGTGGCTTTGAACTCCACAAAGGCCGCTGAGCAGTTTGAGGCCACTTTTCAGCCTCGCTGACAAAGGAGGGTTTTGTGTCGGGTTTGTTTGTTGATGGTTGAGCAACAGAAAGAGGCTGAGAGGTGTGGTTCTCAGCACCTCGGCCTCGCCAGCACAACAGCGTCTGTGTTTGCAGCCTCGACTCTGTGGCATTAATCCACTCGCTGGTCTGTCAGTGCAGAGAGCATTATTCacaccatgtgtgtgtgtgtttacatttgcatCATTGGTCTTGAACGCAGCTTGCCAGTACAAACATTGGAGGGGCAGGAGCTCACCAAAACAAGGGCTGAGTCGGGGTAGACAGACACAGCCTCTGGATCCATTTATTTGAAATTCTCTGGCTTCCTTACGAGACGTAAAATCTAGTGGTGAAAGACAGGGATGTGTTTAAGCCATGTAATTTGCAGTGAAGTCACCGTATAGTGCAAGATTCCCTAAAGTGATTTGTCATTCATGTATTGCACAACAAAAAGTCCGTTCTAGTTGTTGATAGAATGAGGGGGATGAAGATTTTGGTGTTTCTAAAGCTTTAAAGAGGCTTATTAGACACACTGAGACCCATCGCTGTTGTTACTTCATCCAAGCAGCATTATGTTATTCTAGGATATCAGCACCTTTAACAAGCTTTAACTGCATCTCATTGCAAAAATAACATGGATGGCCTGCAGTGCTGGTAAACCACAAACTAAAGGAtgcaaaataactaaaacaggGGCCAACAAACACGATGACCAGTACTTTAACAAAGAAGCAACCCAAAAACTTTTTCgggctttttatttctgtaaactTCACTTTTTTGCAGTAAAGTGtgatttggacatttttaatttctaagtGCTAAGAAAACAGATATAACAAGGGGTTGTGGCACCTATAGCATGCTGAAGGCAGGAGTTAGTGGggccaaaaaaactaaaacatgatCTAGAAACTAAGGAGGCTATATGAATAAGAAAAATTGATGGTAATAGCACTGAGAAAACTGTGGAACCAAAACACAGACACCAGGGGAAACACGGTGTACTGTCGGCAAATCTCACCAAACCAGAGAGTTTGGGCAAAACAGATAACCAAACCTCGAAAAACCAAACCAGAGACCAACagactgagaaaaacaaagacaaaatctcGACCAAAAAGTCAGAGTCCATAAAGGAGAAGTCAGGTAGAGCCGAGCACAAACTGGGGGGGGAATATATAAACACCTTGTGCAGGAGCATAGGGGAAGCAGAGACCAATCCAGCAGGGGAGTGTCGGgaaagctgggtttaaaaaaagcaagggaacaggtgaaaacaatcagggctGATGATGAGTGGTGAAGTAGCTGAAATGActagacaggaagtgaaacagatggattacaaaacaaaacctagGAAACAGGAAGCTGGGCTGTGAAAAACAGAGTCAAGAGTGAAGGGCAGAGATTGATGGGAATAGAGGAAGAGCCGGAGAAGGGGGGGCAGAGAGGGGGAGTGCAAGTATAATGACTGACAAAGGGTGGGGGGTGTGAGCGGGTAGACTGGTGCAAGGAAGGCCGAAAGGTGTAGGTGAGTGGAGTCCAGTGTCAGATCCATGACAGTATCATTACTGAGCAATTCTACATGTGTGGTGTCTTGAAATGTCCATTGTTTGAGTCATCCAATAAAAGCAGGCCTAATTATGTGAGCTAAGTATGAAAGTGCGTAACGAGGACACTTATTTGTTTCTGCATTCAGTCGGACGTCATCCATCAGAGTGTGTTTGAGCTGATCCATACTGATGACCGAGCTCTGTTCAGACAACAGCTTCACTTCGCCCTCAAGCCAAACTCCTGTCAGCAGGACGACACCGCAGACAGTGCCAGTAAGTCCAGGCAAATGCCACAACTGACCTTGTAAGACTGTTTAGCTGACGATAAAAGACTGTCAACATGAGGATAATAAAAATGcggttgtgtgtttttaagttggTGAGTATTATTATCATCTTAACAGTTGAGCAGAGCTCTACAGATATCAGCACTGTGATGAACTACGATCCTCAGACCATGCCTCCAGAAAACTCATCCATACTCGAGAGAAACTTCAGCTGCCGTTTCCGCTGCCTGCTCGACAACTCCTCCGGCTTCCTGGTAACACAAGACCCACAGCAATACTTAAATTAACAAAGCTGACTCTTTGCAGCTGAGATATCagttaaaatgttaatcttGCTTCTGTTTGTGAGTAAAGCCTTGTGTTCGTCTTCAGGCATTGAACTTCCGTGGCCGTCTGAAGTTCCTTCACGGTCAGAACCGCGTGTCAGAGGACGGGACCTTGGTTCCCCCGCAGCTCGCTCTGTTTTCCATTGCTACTCCAATGCAGCCACCATCCATCCTGGAGATCCGCACCAAGATGCTTCTCTTCCAAACCAAACACAAGCTCGACTTCACGCCGATGGGCATCGACACCAGGTAGACAGGCACATTAGACGGTGCTTCCTCTCTAAGCAAAGAGAGCTGCATTCAGCCTAATCCTatcaatttcctttttttttcttggttttgccCTTGAAAGCAGAAATGACAGTggaattaattaaaacatgtaaCCACCAGAAACATCAGAAAGTAAATAGTTTGAGCGTTTGAGAACAAAAGACTTCACACGACATACACTGGGATTTGCAAGTTTTGttcttaaaaactaaatgagCACAGACCATTATTTCTACAAATACGTAGCAGGATACATCTGCAAACAAATCCTGATGATCTACTGTAAAGCTGCACAATTAATCAAGTGATGCCTTCTAGAAATTGTACCTGAAAGCAGTAAAAAATCTGAGCTGTCATTCAtgggtgtttttgtgtttttcgcAGAGGGAAAGTAGTTCTGGGTTATAATGAAATAGAGCTTACTATGAGGGGTTCAGGCTACCACTTCATCCACGCTGCAGACATGATGTACTGCGCCGAGAACCACGTGAGAAGTAAGTGACAAAATCAGCATGATGTGCTCACCTTCTAAAGAAATCACCTACTCTAGTATCTGAAGTTAACTGTTTCTGTCTCCTACACAGTGATAAAAACCGGAGAGAGTGGTTTCACTGTCTTCAGGCTGCTGACTAAAACTGGTACCTGGGTCTGGGTTCAGGCCAATGCCAGGCTGGTCTTTAAAGGAGGGAGACCGGACTTCATTGTGGCCCGACAGAGAGCTCTGACGTAAGCTAACCAGCCAAAGATCTGTTGTCTCATAACCATTTAGCTAAGAAGGAACAAGTTAATTCCTAATTAGTTGCAGTCCTCAAATCACAATCTCTGCTCGTCTGTTTTCCCACAGAAATGAAGAAGGTGAAGAACAACTTCGCCTCAGACGCCTGCAGCTGCCATTCAACTTTGCCTCTGGAGAAGCGTTACTTTACGAAATTACTCCAACCGTCGAAGTCCCTGAATCCGGCTCCGCTCCAAAGCAAAGGAAGATTGACGACTACTCCGTCAGCGCTGACTCCATCCTGGGCTGCATGCTGAGTCAGGATCAGTCACTGTACTGTGAACACAACACCAACACCTTTAACTCCCTAAGTGATGCAGCCTTCAAGGACACCCACGCCACAGTCAATGTTCCTGGAGATACCTGGCAGATCCCGTCACCCAAACCCGAGGCAAGCCTGTTGAAGTCGGAAGCTGCAGTTCAGGGCATGATGGAGACTCTGCAGCAGATTCTCGGGGAGAACGACCTTGCTGAAACCCTGGATGTGGAACCCAACGAGCTCAAGGGCTGGGAGAGTATGCTGTTTAAGATGAGCACAACCACCTGCGAAATGAGTGAAGATCTGAACGACATTCTCAGCAATGACATACTGACATATGTCGAAGAGCAGCTCCAGAAGGAGGGTGGACTCAGTCTCCCAGATCAGCTGGATGAAGTACCAGCCTGTCTTTCCACTTTGGACCTGCAGAGCCAGAATCAGAACTTCAGTTGGCCTATGGAGTCTCAGAGCCAGCTGACACAAAACAGAGGGCATATGATGGCTGGACAAATGGCACCAGCCCCAGCAACAATGAAGCTATCCCACATGGATCTTTCCAGTGCTCCTGGTTTAATCGGTCCAACCCTTCAGCAGATTGCCTCCCAGCAAACACTCTCTCCTTCTGTTGGTCTTGGTAACATTGGGGCTCCAGTAACCTTCAAACCACCAGTGGCAGAACCATGTGCTCAAGCCCAAAGTCAGCTGAGGACCTTACAAGTCAACACCAGTGACAGCAACCTTGGAGCATACAGGCAAACCAATCCGCTTCA encodes:
- the LOC137125101 gene encoding aryl hydrocarbon receptor-like, with amino-acid sequence MLSNTTLYAAKKRKKPVQKIPKPPPPDGSKSNPSKRHRDRLNSELDKLTSLLPFSEEVRARLDKLSVLRLSVGFLKVKSFFNATMKKGQNGSSWSRERSLMFGGNVQNVSTPSACVSSTALPSSSQVTAIDGVTFSEGDLLLQALNGFVLVVTTEGYVFYASPTIEDLLGFHQSDVIHQSVFELIHTDDRALFRQQLHFALKPNSCQQDDTADSAIEQSSTDISTVMNYDPQTMPPENSSILERNFSCRFRCLLDNSSGFLALNFRGRLKFLHGQNRVSEDGTLVPPQLALFSIATPMQPPSILEIRTKMLLFQTKHKLDFTPMGIDTRGKVVLGYNEIELTMRGSGYHFIHAADMMYCAENHVRMIKTGESGFTVFRLLTKTGTWVWVQANARLVFKGGRPDFIVARQRALTNEEGEEQLRLRRLQLPFNFASGEALLYEITPTVEVPESGSAPKQRKIDDYSVSADSILGCMLSQDQSLYCEHNTNTFNSLSDAAFKDTHATVNVPGDTWQIPSPKPEASLLKSEAAVQGMMETLQQILGENDLAETLDVEPNELKGWESMLFKMSTTTCEMSEDLNDILSNDILTYVEEQLQKEGGLSLPDQLDEVPACLSTLDLQSQNQNFSWPMESQSQLTQNRGHMMAGQMAPAPATMKLSHMDLSSAPGLIGPTLQQIASQQTLSPSVGLGNIGAPVTFKPPVAEPCAQAQSQLRTLQVNTSDSNLGAYRQTNPLHSTQLAQPAQNPVQMRMPNLPGSLQDQSAERPLNSLFKFQGNQWNSSIQADKFVETYNQNISNKPSFTADAVSSNCLQGSFALQTQNGDSQRQSWPLEQQQLLASGQQQMGACLNQMSGFQSNPGVVAAQNAVNSRPMFGPSEMSSSPFTVQQGLEPPPLGASSSCMFSNTIPSVSVNEMNLSQTSACQRLKLPGNQIPSKPSCFYQGLVGGGLVKGMTAIPNPEDSALSCQITTGLDSNGLMVQQQPYQNFSDPTQISSHPTMGNGGFPVSSLPNGNPYYSENK